One window of Phycisphaeraceae bacterium genomic DNA carries:
- a CDS encoding Abi family protein, which yields MSGTPNSLTLRSFNKPWLSCADQVRLLESRGMVIANRAQAEEFFAHVNYYRLSGYCLAFEQSRHTFAPGTSFEAVRYAYEFDWSLRDLLNEALEVIEVDLRAATAHHFGKQYGAFGHTVNGNFYKFFDLTKIRDETTRSSEPFVQHFRATYLEYPDLPVWTVTEIMSFGTLSKMINSMHRRDQIALATRYGQFHSVFVSWAHHMLYIRNLCAHHARVWDRAWPIKPILPRDPAWAPPLLPQGDRVMATLLVLASMLKGCPTATSFRIQWISRIKNLLAKPPACKDPLFRMGLTAKWFEHPAWR from the coding sequence ATGAGCGGTACCCCGAATTCGCTGACGCTTCGCTCGTTCAACAAGCCGTGGCTTTCTTGCGCGGATCAAGTTCGACTTCTTGAATCTCGGGGCATGGTGATTGCCAATCGCGCACAGGCGGAGGAGTTTTTTGCGCATGTCAACTACTACAGGCTCAGTGGGTATTGCCTGGCTTTCGAACAGTCACGCCACACGTTTGCGCCGGGCACATCCTTTGAAGCGGTTCGCTACGCTTATGAATTCGATTGGTCGCTTCGCGACCTCTTGAACGAGGCCCTCGAAGTAATCGAGGTCGATCTTCGTGCCGCGACGGCGCACCACTTCGGCAAGCAATACGGCGCATTCGGTCACACCGTCAACGGGAATTTTTACAAGTTCTTCGACCTCACGAAAATCCGAGATGAAACGACGAGGTCCAGCGAGCCATTCGTGCAGCACTTTCGGGCGACGTACCTCGAGTATCCGGATCTGCCCGTGTGGACCGTGACGGAAATCATGTCCTTTGGAACGCTTTCAAAGATGATCAACAGCATGCATCGGCGCGATCAAATTGCCCTTGCAACGCGGTATGGGCAGTTTCACTCGGTGTTTGTGAGCTGGGCGCACCACATGCTGTACATTCGAAATCTCTGCGCACATCACGCACGTGTGTGGGATCGCGCCTGGCCGATCAAGCCGATCCTGCCGCGCGATCCGGCGTGGGCTCCGCCCCTCTTGCCGCAGGGAGATCGCGTGATGGCGACACTGCTCGTTCTGGCTTCCATGTTGAAAGGGTGCCCGACGGCCACGTCATTCAGAATTCAGTGGATCAGCAGAATCAAAAATCTGTTGGCAAAGCCGCCCGCGTGCAAAGACCCGCTGTTCAGGATGGGATTGACCGCGAAGTGGTTTGAGCATCCGGCGTGGCGGTAG
- a CDS encoding HNH endonuclease: MSAASAISRDGPTEVVMTVKQRRGQRFFRASVLAGHDGKCCITGITHPEMLRASHIVPWKDDAKLRLNPRNGLCLNALHDAAFDRGLFTLTDACEVRHAKRLKKGLPREVWDGMFAKHEG; the protein is encoded by the coding sequence ATGTCGGCCGCCTCCGCCATTTCACGCGATGGTCCGACCGAAGTCGTGATGACGGTGAAGCAGAGGCGGGGGCAGCGGTTCTTTCGCGCTTCGGTGCTGGCGGGGCACGATGGGAAATGCTGCATCACCGGCATCACGCATCCGGAAATGTTGCGGGCGAGCCACATCGTGCCGTGGAAAGACGATGCGAAGCTGCGGCTGAATCCGCGGAACGGGCTTTGCCTCAACGCGCTGCACGATGCGGCATTCGATCGCGGGCTCTTCACGCTGACGGATGCGTGCGAAGTGCGGCATGCGAAAAGACTGAAGAAGGGATTGCCGCGGGAAGTGTGGGACGGGATGTTCGCGAAGCACGAGGGGTAG
- a CDS encoding carbohydrate porin — protein sequence MTNRAGNVSGGRDQGFIHADNLGLDFHLDLEKIFGIDGASFLLNMSQRSGSSVSGVCIGNVFTVQQVFGGSTFHLIDAANGGELTCRSLSHFPHPPPPTPPHSTPNRLLAHQFVVSPHKHHEVAVIHKQIPVQMRFAWRHHRRIRTIQHA from the coding sequence GTGACCAACCGCGCGGGCAACGTGAGCGGCGGGCGCGACCAGGGATTTATCCACGCCGACAACCTCGGCCTCGACTTCCATCTTGATCTCGAAAAAATCTTCGGAATCGACGGCGCTTCGTTTCTGCTCAACATGAGCCAGCGTTCGGGCTCGAGCGTGTCAGGTGTTTGCATCGGGAACGTGTTCACGGTGCAACAGGTGTTCGGCGGGAGCACGTTCCACCTGATCGATGCCGCGAACGGCGGTGAACTCACGTGCCGCTCGCTTTCACACTTTCCACACCCACCCCCGCCCACTCCGCCCCACTCCACCCCCAACCGCCTACTCGCACACCAGTTCGTTGTATCCCCCCACAAACACCACGAAGTCGCTGTCATCCACAAACAGATCCCCGTTCAGATGCGCTTCGCATGGCGGCATCATCGCCGCATCCGCACAATCCAACACGCCTAA